From the genome of Nicotiana sylvestris chromosome 2, ASM39365v2, whole genome shotgun sequence, one region includes:
- the LOC104209989 gene encoding uncharacterized protein yields the protein MPPTTVIAAVLLLLQLLITATISAPIVGLDSFLAQQSRVDPTATNDSFLSLPSSLKKHLAHPSLNNPTTPSSLLSFQLSVPITVKLVGSNFSSSSKSQLSSFLSSAISSDQFHVITPFSYQPSHHLSISHSLHLDVSHSSNSLSSRLSETLKTHLSTVPSSFRSVLASVPHEIIDELIKQDYEKEKPINGIYIYILNLGSQSKPYAYSYTPGDPSPSFTKCLGTVWTGKDRYLWIDLGAGPVDYGPALSGDGVLPRGEFHPFASLHGRPKSQRALLSDLASLVWSAYQVLLVPSLRIPVPFENSLIVEFIHIHSISDNKDSFGLDWKLIERNFMDEVNENGLLFGDQSLRFKKYEVNLAECPICSFAISRAATSYTSRYLFDNYTLIVSEYLDSKRLHQTLSESAEEFRKVAKLPEEDFAGRILPVYVFDLDVNTILLLDRYHQSVAFKDMVIAVRTKSTQTVSDYSCNGRHVFTQTRELERPLVGSILQSMWGVSPTHMVWSPRHNSTLVDYTWSIGQTPFGPFSEVSSLSFVQKDAARRNVLLTSLNYSITSALEVLGSIDAHGGERKLLKHNQLTEFVQRWNLFKYKLDKAVSALSHFDFEMALYYMRSSDHDIYAIHSLVYHASQELEASLDCFKDPPFPWGSVSMTAGVIIFLLYVWVKRDKFFSNKRKQF from the coding sequence ATGCCTCCGACCACCGTCATCGCCGCCGTCCTCCTCCTCCTTCAACTCCTCATCACCGCCACCATCTCCGCCCCAATCGTGGGACTAGACTCCTTCCTCGCTCAACAATCCCGGGTTGACCCGACTGCCACAAACGATTCATTCCTCTCCCTTCCTTCTTCCCTCAAAAAACACCTCGCCCACCCCTCCTTAAACAACCCAACCACCCCTTCTTCCCTCCTCTCGTTCCAACTCTCCGTCCCCATCACCGTCAAGCTCGTCGGCTCCAATTTCTCGTCCTCTTCCAAATCTCAGCTCTCTTCATTTCTCAGCTCTGCAATTTCTTCCGATCAGTTCCACGTCATCACCCCTTTCTCTTATCAACCATCTCATCATCTCTCTATTTCCCATTCCCTTCACCTTGACGTGTCGCATTCTTCTAATTCCCTTTCTTCACGTTTATCTGAAACCCTCAAAACTCACCTCTCCACTGTCCCTTCATCTTTCAGATCCGTGCTCGCCTCCGTCCCGCACGAGATCATCGATGAATTAATCAAACAGGACTATGAAAAAGAGAAACCAATTAATGGGATTTATATTTATATTCTCAATTTGGGCTCCCAGTCAAAACCCTATGCTTACAGCTACACTCCTGGAGATCCGTCCCCGTCTTTCACTAAGTGTTTGGGCACTGTATGGACTGGAAAAGATCGGTATTTATGGATTGATTTGGGAGCTGGCCCGGTTGATTATGGGCCTGCGTTGTCCGGCGATGGCGTGCTGCCACGTGGCGAGTTTCATCCGTTTGCTTCGTTGCACGGCCGCCCGAAGTCCCAAAGGGCACTGCTTTCGGATTTGGCGTCGTTGGTTTGGAGTGCTTATCAGGTTCTTCTTGTGCCCTCTTTGCGAATTCCTGTCCCGTTTGAGAATTCCTTAATTGTTGAGTTTATACATATACATAGTATATCGGATAATAAGGATAGTTTTGGGTTAGATTGGAAGTTGATAGAGAGGAATTTCATGGATGAAGTAAATGAAAATGGGTTGTTGTTTGGTGATCAATCTTTGAGATTTAAGAAGTATGAGGTGAATTTAGCAGAGTGTCCTATTTGTTCTTTTGCCATTTCTAGGGCTGCTACTTCGTATACTTCTAGGTACTTGTTTGATAATTATACTCTGATTGTCAGTGAGTACCTGGACTCAAAGCGTTTACACCAGACATTGTCTGAATCGGCTGAGGAGTTTAGGAAGGTCGCTAAGCTTCCTGAGGAGGACTTTGCGGGAAGGATTCTTCCGGTTTATGTTTTTGATTTGGACGTTAATACGATTCTGTTGCTTGATCGTTATCATCAGTCCGTGGCCTTTAAGGATATGGTTATTGCAGTCAGGACGAAGAGTACGCAGACTGTGAGTGATTATAGTTGTAATGGGCGTCATGTGTTTACACAGACTCGCGAGTTGGAGAGACCCCTTGTAGGTTCCATCTTACAGAGCATGTGGGGTGTTTCCCCGACACATATGGTATGGAGCCCGAGACATAACAGTACTCTAGTTGACTATACGTGGAGCATTGGGCAGACACCATTTGGCCCATTTTCGGAGGTTTCTTCCTTGTCGTTTGTCCAGAAGGATGCTGCGAGGAGAAATGTGTTGCTGACATCGTTGAACTATAGTATTACTAGTGCTCTTGAGGTTCTTGGATCCATTGATGCACATGGCGGGGAGAGAAAGCTTCTGAAGCATAATCAGCTTACTGAGTTCGTGCAGCGGTGGAACTTGTTCAAGTACAAGCTAGACAAGGCAGTTTCAGCGCTATCACATTTTGACTTCGAAATGGCTCTGTATTACATGAGGTCGTCGGATCATGATATTTATGCCATTCATTCTCTTGTTTACCATGCTTCTCAAGAGCTGGAAGCATCGCTAGACTGTTTCAAGGACCCACCATTTCCCTGGGGGTCAGTTTCTATGACTGCTGGAGTTATAATTTTCCTTCTGTATGTTTGGGTAAAAAGAGATAAGTTCTTTTCCAACAAGCGAAAACAATTTTGA
- the LOC104209999 gene encoding uncharacterized protein isoform X2, with translation MADSSPATRNNSTSIRDLDMDALVHCATYLNLQDLSNMAMSCKYLQRAAYSDYIWQSLFRQQWSPIVPSSFPHIPTAREAYLARRSDVLQFKFVDPIAVEFATEVKPHENLHLDKDNIIFSQGSSVHIVNIGNFLDGSDPYVTLGDHTSRITSMRLIPFEETCLYSSKMQKNDNLLVTSSFDHSIRLWWKGRCQRCFRGHNGPVSTLSDKLLGDCPSNILASGGLDGTVRLWSLDSSGKRGQQALKATLYGHEKPVVLMSVAGHKTYLLVSISKNSKVMVWDTSTSSTVRSSCCVGKSTVPGAPKAMKCHESLIYVAAGSSVVAIDIRTMRQVFKVNHQEELHSFQMLPEKSLICTGLAQRAMLWDVRRGGDIQKGEAVAELDGHKGNVNLLYMDPYKIVSGGLEDIEIHVWETGNGRRTCSLLSCLQCDSPPGFGCSAMAVDGCRIVTACNDEDHSALYFQDFNNAMVPISSDSGILESKFWGPQSQSDTEEEPDNDST, from the exons ATGGCGGACAGTTCACCGGCGACTCGAAATAACTCGACAAGCATAAGAGACCTCGACATGGACGCATTGGTTCACTGTGCAACTTACTTGAATCTTCAAGACCTGTCAAACATGGCTATGTCTTGTAAATACCTTCAAAGAGCTGCCTATTCTGACTATATTTGGCAATCccttttcag ACAGCAGTGGTCTCCAATAGTACCTTCTAGCTTTCCTCATATACCAACTGCCAGGGAAGCGTACCTTGCAAGGCGTAGTGATGTGCTGCAGTTCAAGTTCGTTGACCCTATCGCTGTAGAGTTTGCTACTGAGGTTAAACCTCATGAAAATTTGCATCTTGACAAAGACAATATCATATTTTCTCAG GGATCTTCAGTCCATATAGTGAACATTGGCAATTTTCTGGATGGAAGTGATCCGTATGTCACACTCGGTGATCACACCTCCAGAATTACTTCTATGAG ATTAATTCCATTTGAAGAGACATGCCTGTATAGTAGCAAGATGCAGAAAAATGACAATCTTTTGGTAACCTCAAGCTTTGACCATTCAATTCGGCTATGGTGGAAG GGGCGTTGTCAACGATGTTTCAGAGGCCATAATGGTCCAGTTTCCACACTTTCAGACAAATTGTTGGGTGATTGTCCTAGTAATATACTTGCAAGCGGTGGTTTAGATGGAACTGTTCGATTATGGTCCCTTGATTCTAGTGGTAAGCGCGGCCAACAAGCTTTGAAGGCAACACTTTACGGGCATGAGAAACCTGTAGTGCTGATGTCAGTTGCCGG GCACAAGACATATCTTCTAGTGAGCATATCAAAGAACTCCAAG GTGATGGTTTGGGACACTTCTACTTCATCTACTGTTCGCTCTTCATGCTGTGTGGGAAAGAGCACTGTGCCTGGCGCACCTAAGGCAATGAAGTGTCATGAATCACTAATCTATGTTGCGGCTGGTTCCTCGGTTGTTGCAATTGATATAAGAACAATGCGTCAAGTCTTTAAAGTGAACCATCAAGAAGAATTACATTCTTTTCAAATGTTGCCAGAGAAATCATTGATCTGCACAGGGTTAGCTCAACG AGCAATGCTCTGGGATGTCAGAAGAGGCGGTGACATACAGAAGGGAGAAGCAGTAGCGGAGTTAGATGGACATAAAGGCAATGTAAACCTTTTGTACATGGATCCCTACAAAATTGTTAGTGGTGGGCTGGAGGATATCGAAATACATGTTTGGGAGACGGGGAATGGTAGACGAACATGTTCTTTGCTTAGTTGTCTTCAATGTGATTCCCCTCCAGGCTTTGGGTGTTCTGCAATGGCTGTTGATGGATGTAGAATAGTTACAGCGTGTAATGACGAAGACCATAGTGCCTTGTATTTTCAGGACTTCAACAACGCGATGGTTCCTATCTCTTCTGATTCAGGCATCCTGGAATCAAAATTTTGGGGTCCTCAATCACAGAGTGATACTGAAGAAGAGCCAGATAATGATTCAACCTAG
- the LOC104209999 gene encoding uncharacterized protein isoform X1 has translation MADSSPATRNNSTSIRDLDMDALVHCATYLNLQDLSNMAMSCKYLQRAAYSDYIWQSLFRQQWSPIVPSSFPHIPTAREAYLARRSDVLQFKFVDPIAVEFATEVKPHENLHLDKDNIIFSQGSSVHIVNIGNFLDGSDPYVTLGDHTSRITSMSNSHNPTNCRLIPFEETCLYSSKMQKNDNLLVTSSFDHSIRLWWKGRCQRCFRGHNGPVSTLSDKLLGDCPSNILASGGLDGTVRLWSLDSSGKRGQQALKATLYGHEKPVVLMSVAGHKTYLLVSISKNSKVMVWDTSTSSTVRSSCCVGKSTVPGAPKAMKCHESLIYVAAGSSVVAIDIRTMRQVFKVNHQEELHSFQMLPEKSLICTGLAQRAMLWDVRRGGDIQKGEAVAELDGHKGNVNLLYMDPYKIVSGGLEDIEIHVWETGNGRRTCSLLSCLQCDSPPGFGCSAMAVDGCRIVTACNDEDHSALYFQDFNNAMVPISSDSGILESKFWGPQSQSDTEEEPDNDST, from the exons ATGGCGGACAGTTCACCGGCGACTCGAAATAACTCGACAAGCATAAGAGACCTCGACATGGACGCATTGGTTCACTGTGCAACTTACTTGAATCTTCAAGACCTGTCAAACATGGCTATGTCTTGTAAATACCTTCAAAGAGCTGCCTATTCTGACTATATTTGGCAATCccttttcag ACAGCAGTGGTCTCCAATAGTACCTTCTAGCTTTCCTCATATACCAACTGCCAGGGAAGCGTACCTTGCAAGGCGTAGTGATGTGCTGCAGTTCAAGTTCGTTGACCCTATCGCTGTAGAGTTTGCTACTGAGGTTAAACCTCATGAAAATTTGCATCTTGACAAAGACAATATCATATTTTCTCAG GGATCTTCAGTCCATATAGTGAACATTGGCAATTTTCTGGATGGAAGTGATCCGTATGTCACACTCGGTGATCACACCTCCAGAATTACTTCTATGAG CAACAGCCATAATCCTACTAACTGCAGATTAATTCCATTTGAAGAGACATGCCTGTATAGTAGCAAGATGCAGAAAAATGACAATCTTTTGGTAACCTCAAGCTTTGACCATTCAATTCGGCTATGGTGGAAG GGGCGTTGTCAACGATGTTTCAGAGGCCATAATGGTCCAGTTTCCACACTTTCAGACAAATTGTTGGGTGATTGTCCTAGTAATATACTTGCAAGCGGTGGTTTAGATGGAACTGTTCGATTATGGTCCCTTGATTCTAGTGGTAAGCGCGGCCAACAAGCTTTGAAGGCAACACTTTACGGGCATGAGAAACCTGTAGTGCTGATGTCAGTTGCCGG GCACAAGACATATCTTCTAGTGAGCATATCAAAGAACTCCAAG GTGATGGTTTGGGACACTTCTACTTCATCTACTGTTCGCTCTTCATGCTGTGTGGGAAAGAGCACTGTGCCTGGCGCACCTAAGGCAATGAAGTGTCATGAATCACTAATCTATGTTGCGGCTGGTTCCTCGGTTGTTGCAATTGATATAAGAACAATGCGTCAAGTCTTTAAAGTGAACCATCAAGAAGAATTACATTCTTTTCAAATGTTGCCAGAGAAATCATTGATCTGCACAGGGTTAGCTCAACG AGCAATGCTCTGGGATGTCAGAAGAGGCGGTGACATACAGAAGGGAGAAGCAGTAGCGGAGTTAGATGGACATAAAGGCAATGTAAACCTTTTGTACATGGATCCCTACAAAATTGTTAGTGGTGGGCTGGAGGATATCGAAATACATGTTTGGGAGACGGGGAATGGTAGACGAACATGTTCTTTGCTTAGTTGTCTTCAATGTGATTCCCCTCCAGGCTTTGGGTGTTCTGCAATGGCTGTTGATGGATGTAGAATAGTTACAGCGTGTAATGACGAAGACCATAGTGCCTTGTATTTTCAGGACTTCAACAACGCGATGGTTCCTATCTCTTCTGATTCAGGCATCCTGGAATCAAAATTTTGGGGTCCTCAATCACAGAGTGATACTGAAGAAGAGCCAGATAATGATTCAACCTAG